A region from the Candidatus Thiothrix putei genome encodes:
- a CDS encoding ATP-binding protein — MTQPEVEGKTLLLVEVYPSGQRPHWLKNEGSETGVYVRLGSTNRQADRELITELRRSVEGLAFDEMPMPGLSVDDLDLKAAQALFGSRRQLDEKALVTLKLLRQEQGQLVPSKGAILLFGQQRTFHFPDAWVQCGRFIGKDKADIFDHIDIDEPLPQAVESIMLFLKKHAMRGADFSELRRKDVWSIPLSILREVVINAIIHADYSQRGAPIRVAFFDDRIEVENPGILLPGMTIEDMKQGVSKIRNPVITRVFRELNLVEQWGSGVRRIFKEAEKLGLPELQIMEIGMRMRFVVPLQQALAVQGTLDNEQVSEQVSEQVSEQVNAILLACRRGDKSKQELLEAAGLANAYLNYKRHIAPLLEKGLIEMTQPDKPQSRLQKYRLTGLGRSLLNPSETSGANHE, encoded by the coding sequence ATGTGCGGCTTGGCTCCACCAACCGGCAGGCTGACCGCGAACTGATCACCGAACTGCGCCGTTCGGTGGAAGGTCTTGCCTTTGATGAAATGCCCATGCCCGGCTTGTCGGTAGACGATCTGGATTTGAAAGCCGCTCAAGCCCTGTTTGGCAGCCGTCGCCAACTAGATGAAAAAGCACTGGTGACGTTGAAACTGTTGCGACAGGAACAAGGGCAACTCGTGCCAAGCAAAGGGGCAATCCTCTTGTTTGGGCAGCAGCGCACCTTCCATTTCCCTGACGCTTGGGTGCAATGCGGACGTTTCATCGGCAAAGACAAAGCCGATATTTTTGACCATATCGACATCGACGAACCGCTGCCACAAGCGGTCGAAAGCATTATGCTGTTCCTGAAAAAACATGCCATGCGTGGCGCGGACTTTTCAGAATTGCGGCGTAAGGATGTCTGGAGCATTCCCCTCTCCATTCTGCGGGAAGTGGTGATCAACGCCATTATCCATGCCGATTATTCTCAGCGCGGCGCACCTATCCGCGTGGCGTTTTTCGATGACCGGATTGAAGTCGAGAACCCCGGTATCTTGCTGCCCGGCATGACCATTGAAGACATGAAACAGGGGGTTTCCAAAATCCGCAACCCTGTGATTACCCGCGTATTCCGTGAATTGAATCTGGTGGAACAATGGGGCAGCGGGGTGCGGCGCATTTTTAAGGAAGCCGAGAAATTGGGCTTGCCGGAATTGCAAATCATGGAAATTGGGATGCGGATGCGATTTGTCGTGCCGTTACAGCAAGCGCTTGCTGTTCAGGGAACTTTGGATAATGAGCAAGTCAGTGAGCAAGTCAGTGAGCAAGTCAGTGAGCAAGTCAACGCTATCTTGCTGGCCTGTCGGCGGGGAGATAAAAGCAAACAGGAATTGCTGGAAGCTGCCGGTCTTGCCAATGCTTACCTGAATTACAAACGCCACATTGCCCCATTACTGGAAAAGGGTTTGATTGAAATGACCCAGCCCGACAAGCCCCAGAGCCGCTTGCAAAAGTATCGGCTGACAGGCTTGGGGCGATCCCTGCTGAACCCGTCTGAAACAAGCGGGGCAAACCATGAGTGA
- the pglZ gene encoding BREX-1 system phosphatase PglZ type A, whose product MQQWQVEGVTPQRQFFSRWVQPHLDKGKKIYVIISDAFRFEAGEEMVSRIRQEDRYHAELEYQLSSLPSYTQLGMAALLPGANQPAALTIHADKSATVSLLGQSTQGTANRDKLLKAQVGERAAALPGKDLLEMTASECRDLLKAHDVIYFYHNRIDHAGDKMQSEGEAFEAVEKTFHDLLQLVKKLVNANATNILITADHGFLYQNRPLDESDFLDVRTAGEAYRDRRFLLGENLLGGNGLKAFSRQQLGLAGEGQSLIPKGIQRLRLQGSGSRFVHGGASLQEVITPVIRVNKKRQSDTRLVAVDILSSASVITSGQLAVTLYQAEAVTDKLQGRRLRCGIYTETNQLISDRHDVLLDLMADNPREREMKLRFILTQAADQANNQQVILRLDELVSGTTHYQEYKSMRYTLRRSFTSDFDF is encoded by the coding sequence ATGCAACAGTGGCAAGTCGAGGGTGTCACTCCACAGCGGCAATTTTTCAGCCGTTGGGTACAGCCGCATTTGGACAAGGGCAAGAAAATCTACGTCATTATTTCCGATGCTTTCCGTTTTGAAGCGGGTGAGGAAATGGTCAGCCGTATCCGGCAGGAAGACCGCTATCACGCTGAATTGGAATACCAGTTATCCTCTTTGCCCAGTTATACCCAGTTGGGCATGGCAGCCTTGTTACCGGGAGCCAATCAGCCAGCGGCACTCACGATCCATGCGGACAAGTCGGCTACGGTCAGTTTGCTGGGGCAGTCCACCCAAGGCACTGCCAACCGTGACAAGCTCTTGAAAGCCCAGGTGGGTGAACGGGCTGCGGCGCTACCCGGCAAAGATTTGCTGGAGATGACAGCCAGTGAATGCCGCGATTTGTTGAAAGCCCACGACGTGATCTATTTCTACCATAACCGCATTGATCACGCGGGCGACAAGATGCAGTCGGAAGGTGAAGCCTTTGAAGCGGTGGAAAAGACCTTCCACGATCTGTTGCAACTGGTGAAAAAGCTGGTGAATGCCAATGCCACCAATATCCTGATCACGGCAGACCACGGTTTCCTGTACCAGAACCGGCCTCTGGATGAGAGTGACTTTCTGGATGTGCGTACCGCAGGTGAGGCTTACCGCGACCGCCGTTTTCTGCTGGGGGAAAACCTGTTGGGGGGCAATGGCCTGAAGGCATTTTCCCGGCAACAACTCGGCTTGGCGGGGGAGGGGCAATCACTTATCCCCAAAGGTATCCAGCGTTTGCGCCTGCAAGGTTCCGGCAGCCGTTTTGTGCACGGTGGCGCGAGCTTGCAGGAGGTGATTACGCCGGTTATTCGGGTCAATAAGAAACGCCAAAGTGATACCCGTCTGGTGGCAGTAGACATCCTCAGCAGCGCCAGTGTAATTACCTCCGGTCAGTTGGCGGTGACGCTGTATCAGGCGGAAGCGGTGACGGACAAATTGCAGGGGCGGCGCTTGCGCTGCGGCATTTATACCGAAACCAACCAGTTGATTTCAGACCGGCATGACGTGTTGCTGGATTTGATGGCTGATAACCCGCGTGAGCGTGAAATGAAGTTGCGTTTCATCCTGACGCAGGCGGCGGATCAGGCGAATAACCAACAGGTCATCCTGCGGCTGGATGAACTGGTGAGCGGTACAACGCATTATCAGGAGTACAAATCCATGCGCTATACCCTGCGTCGCTCGTTTACCAGTGACTTCGATTTTTAA
- the brxL gene encoding BREX system Lon protease-like protein BrxL, giving the protein MTDTTANTLSPLDQKIVAHFPGLVVRKDLVKTVKGNAIVPSYVLEYLLGQYCATSDEASIETGIHTVKEILAKHYVHRNEAGLIRSTIREKGRHKVIDKVSVALNDKRDVYEAEFSNLGIKKVLMDASTVKQHPKLLVGGVWCIADIEYEHSDDREVSPWILGALKPIQMSHFDYAGYIEARQQFSLDEWIDVLIQSIGFDPAYFGRRSKLLQLVRLIPFCERNYNLIELGPKGTGKSHIYSEFSPHGILISGGEVTVPKLFVNNASGKIGLVGYWDTVAFDEFAGKQKRVDKALVDIMKNYMANKSFSRGVETLGADASMVFVGNTEHSLAHMLKHSNLFDALPEKFYDSAFLDRLHCYIPGWEVDIIRGEMFSSGYGFVVDYLAEVLRHLRNQDFSDQYKAHFSLSSDISTRDRDAVNKTFSGLMKILFPQGGASREEVEEILKLAMEGRKRVKDQLFRIDTTYPAVDFSYSGAAGNSIRVTALEERDASVYALPLEVPALQEQHLTFMENQRGVSFDELFGPYVQGASKITLTDPYIRLFYQVRNLMEFMETLVRKKTASAEIEVELLTVEDEFKGEQQADFFRQIQTALFPVGIQFHWTFDRSGTLHARHIVTDTGWKISLDRGLDIFQQYDMNNAFSLANRIQKLRTCKAFEVTFIRVCP; this is encoded by the coding sequence ATGACAGACACGACAGCCAATACACTCAGCCCACTAGACCAGAAAATCGTGGCGCATTTCCCCGGACTGGTGGTGCGCAAGGATCTGGTGAAAACGGTTAAGGGCAATGCGATTGTGCCCTCCTACGTGCTGGAATATTTGTTGGGGCAGTATTGCGCTACCAGTGACGAGGCTAGTATTGAAACCGGCATCCACACCGTTAAAGAAATCCTCGCCAAACATTACGTGCATCGCAATGAAGCCGGGCTGATCCGCTCGACCATCCGCGAAAAAGGTCGCCACAAGGTCATCGACAAGGTAAGCGTGGCGCTGAATGACAAACGGGATGTGTACGAAGCCGAGTTTTCCAATCTGGGTATCAAAAAGGTTCTGATGGATGCCAGTACGGTGAAACAGCACCCGAAACTGCTGGTCGGCGGGGTTTGGTGCATTGCCGATATTGAATATGAGCATAGCGACGACCGGGAAGTTTCCCCGTGGATTCTGGGGGCGCTCAAACCCATCCAGATGTCGCATTTTGATTACGCGGGGTATATCGAAGCCCGCCAGCAGTTTTCGCTGGATGAGTGGATTGACGTGCTGATACAGAGTATCGGTTTTGATCCGGCTTATTTTGGTCGTCGTAGCAAGCTGCTTCAGTTGGTGCGCCTGATTCCGTTTTGTGAACGCAATTACAACCTGATCGAACTTGGCCCTAAGGGCACGGGCAAATCGCACATTTATTCGGAATTTTCCCCGCATGGCATTCTGATTTCCGGCGGTGAAGTCACCGTTCCCAAGCTGTTTGTGAACAATGCCAGCGGCAAAATTGGTCTGGTGGGGTATTGGGATACGGTAGCATTTGACGAATTTGCCGGTAAGCAAAAGCGGGTCGACAAAGCATTGGTCGACATTATGAAAAACTACATGGCGAACAAGTCGTTTTCACGCGGGGTGGAAACCTTGGGCGCGGATGCGTCGATGGTGTTTGTCGGCAACACCGAACACAGCTTGGCGCATATGCTGAAGCATTCCAATTTGTTCGATGCCTTGCCGGAAAAATTCTACGATTCAGCATTTTTGGATCGCCTGCATTGTTATATACCGGGTTGGGAAGTCGACATTATCCGGGGTGAGATGTTTTCCAGTGGCTACGGTTTTGTGGTCGACTATCTGGCGGAAGTGTTGCGGCATTTACGCAATCAGGATTTTTCCGACCAGTACAAGGCGCATTTCAGCCTTTCCAGCGACATTTCCACCCGTGACCGGGATGCGGTTAATAAGACTTTTTCCGGCTTGATGAAAATCCTGTTCCCACAGGGCGGGGCGAGTCGGGAGGAGGTGGAGGAAATCCTGAAATTGGCGATGGAAGGGCGTAAGCGGGTCAAAGATCAGTTGTTCCGCATTGACACGACTTACCCCGCCGTGGATTTCAGCTATAGCGGGGCGGCGGGTAACAGTATTCGGGTGACTGCTTTGGAAGAGCGCGACGCTTCTGTTTATGCCTTGCCACTTGAAGTGCCTGCGTTGCAAGAACAGCACCTGACTTTTATGGAAAACCAGCGTGGCGTATCCTTTGATGAACTGTTCGGCCCTTATGTGCAGGGAGCCAGCAAAATTACGCTGACTGACCCGTATATCCGCCTGTTTTATCAGGTGCGCAACCTGATGGAATTTATGGAAACGCTGGTGCGGAAAAAAACGGCAAGCGCTGAAATCGAGGTCGAATTGCTGACGGTGGAAGATGAGTTTAAAGGTGAGCAGCAGGCGGATTTTTTCAGGCAGATACAAACAGCACTGTTTCCGGTTGGTATTCAGTTTCACTGGACCTTTGACCGTTCCGGCACGTTACATGCCCGCCATATTGTTACCGATACGGGCTGGAAAATCTCGCTCGATAGGGGGCTGGATATTTTCCAGCAATACGACATGAATAACGCTTTTAGCTTAGCGAACCGGATTCAGAAGCTCAGGACGTGCAAGGCGTTTGAAGTCACTTTTATTCGGGTTTGCCCGTAA
- a CDS encoding DUF2189 domain-containing protein, with protein sequence MQTISTEQPFTEYAVRQVEFSAIPKWLRQGGQDIAANPWSSLLYGIVFALVGVGMSLLSANNPGFFMAEAAGFMLWGPFLALGLYDLSLRREHGDPVNFLKSTLALKRNPVNLILYSVMLGVLVLLWLRMSSIVLDIFLQDTAVAEQHSYIGFMAALLGSKMGWLFTLSFMSVGLLFAVVSFVTGVATVPMLLERKVSLVTALNTSIRAILINWKVMLAWAATIAVIISAGLLPFSLGLIIAMPLISYASWHAYRDMVDTQ encoded by the coding sequence ATGCAAACCATTAGCACCGAACAGCCGTTTACTGAGTACGCCGTGCGTCAGGTCGAATTTTCCGCTATTCCCAAGTGGTTACGCCAAGGGGGGCAAGACATTGCGGCTAACCCTTGGTCTAGCCTGTTGTATGGCATTGTTTTCGCTCTGGTGGGGGTGGGCATGAGCCTGTTGTCTGCCAATAATCCCGGTTTTTTTATGGCAGAAGCGGCGGGGTTTATGTTGTGGGGGCCGTTCCTTGCGCTGGGTTTGTATGATTTAAGCTTGCGGCGTGAACACGGTGATCCGGTGAATTTTTTGAAATCGACGTTGGCGTTAAAACGTAACCCGGTTAATTTGATCCTGTACTCGGTGATGTTGGGGGTATTGGTATTGTTGTGGCTGCGGATGTCCTCCATTGTGCTGGATATTTTTCTGCAAGATACGGCGGTAGCGGAGCAGCACAGTTACATTGGCTTTATGGCGGCATTGCTGGGGTCAAAAATGGGTTGGCTGTTCACGCTGTCGTTTATGTCGGTGGGGCTGTTGTTTGCGGTAGTGTCCTTCGTGACGGGCGTGGCGACGGTGCCAATGTTGCTGGAACGCAAGGTGAGTTTGGTGACGGCATTGAATACCAGCATTCGCGCTATTCTCATCAACTGGAAAGTGATGTTGGCGTGGGCGGCGACCATTGCGGTGATTATTAGCGCGGGCTTATTGCCGTTTAGCCTTGGATTGATCATTGCGATGCCGCTGATTTCGTATGCCAGTTGGCACGCTTACCGCGATATGGTTGACACACAGTAA
- a CDS encoding cation-transporting P-type ATPase: protein MSAPTPWHNQQPDVALAKLESSSNGLDEATAQQRHHTYGANRLPAPPSRSVVLRFLLQFHNILIYVLLGAAVVTALLGHWVDTGVILAVVFANAIIGFLQEGKAEKAMDAIREMLAPHASVLRAGKRQTVAGDRLVPGDIVLLEAGDKVPADLRLLQVHGLQVQEALLTGESLPVEKQVAVVAAAAALGDRTNMAFSGTSVTSGQARGVVVAIGANTEIGRISGLLSGVETLTTPLVEQMGVFAKWLTLFILTVAALIFAFGYFVQHQDFSELFMAVVGLSVAAIPEGLPAVLTITLAVGVQAMASRHAIVRRLPAIETIGAVSVICSDKTGTLTRNEMMVTRVMTADAALQVVGEGYAPQGTFSHRGQPFDPAELPVLSELGLVASLCNDAELKHQDALWLVEGDPMEGALLAFAAKTGLDVTQIRREWTRTDMIPFDSRHKFMATLHHDHAQHACILVKGAPESVIGMCQYQVVGGKLQALEAAVWQQQAETIAAQGQRVLALASRRVPPHHTVLEYADVQGTLTLLGLVGLIDPPRAEAVSAVAECHRAGIQVKMITGDHAATAAAIGKQIGLQHTDKVLTGVELDLLDDADLAAVVLNTDIFARTSPEHKLRLVMALQAHGMTVAMTGDGVNDAPALKRADAGIAMGQKGSEAAKEAAELVLADDNFASIVAAVREGRTVYDNIKKVISWTLPTSTGEAAVIVLALLLGMLLPITPLQILWVNMITAATLGLALAFEPTEAHTMQYPPRPRAQPLLSGGLLWHIVLVTTLFLCGVFGIYAYALDQGYSLALARTLVMNTLVVMEIFHLFFIRNMYGTSLTWQSVRGTKMVWLAVIVVTVAQFAITYLPPLQAVFATEAIALGDGLLIVGIGVALFVLVELEKQMRLRLSR, encoded by the coding sequence ATGTCAGCCCCAACACCTTGGCACAATCAACAGCCCGACGTGGCACTCGCCAAATTAGAAAGCAGCAGCAACGGTCTTGATGAAGCGACTGCTCAACAACGTCATCATACTTATGGTGCTAACCGTTTGCCTGCGCCACCTTCGCGCAGTGTCGTGCTGCGGTTTCTGCTGCAATTTCACAATATCCTGATTTACGTATTGCTGGGTGCGGCTGTTGTGACCGCATTGTTGGGACATTGGGTCGATACTGGCGTGATCCTTGCGGTGGTATTTGCCAATGCCATTATCGGTTTTCTGCAAGAGGGTAAGGCAGAAAAGGCGATGGATGCGATTCGTGAGATGCTCGCTCCCCATGCGTCGGTCTTGCGGGCAGGCAAGCGCCAGACCGTAGCGGGTGATAGGTTAGTTCCCGGCGACATTGTACTGCTAGAGGCTGGTGATAAAGTGCCAGCCGATTTGCGTTTATTGCAGGTACACGGTTTGCAAGTGCAAGAAGCACTGCTGACCGGCGAATCGCTGCCCGTTGAAAAGCAGGTAGCGGTAGTCGCAGCCGCAGCAGCCCTCGGCGACCGTACTAATATGGCATTCAGCGGTACGTCAGTGACCAGTGGGCAAGCACGTGGTGTGGTGGTGGCGATTGGTGCTAATACCGAAATTGGGCGCATCAGCGGGTTACTGTCCGGTGTTGAAACCTTGACGACCCCGTTGGTCGAACAGATGGGGGTGTTTGCGAAATGGCTGACGCTCTTCATCCTCACGGTGGCGGCCTTGATTTTTGCCTTTGGCTATTTTGTGCAGCATCAAGATTTCAGTGAGCTGTTCATGGCTGTCGTGGGTTTATCAGTGGCGGCGATTCCTGAAGGGTTGCCCGCCGTATTGACCATTACCTTGGCGGTGGGGGTGCAAGCCATGGCGTCGCGCCATGCGATTGTACGCCGCTTGCCTGCGATTGAGACTATCGGTGCAGTGTCGGTGATTTGTTCTGATAAAACAGGTACATTGACCCGCAATGAAATGATGGTTACTAGGGTGATGACGGCGGATGCTGCCTTGCAAGTGGTAGGAGAGGGGTATGCGCCACAAGGAACCTTCAGTCATCGTGGTCAGCCGTTTGATCCCGCCGAGCTACCCGTTTTATCCGAATTAGGCTTGGTCGCCTCGCTGTGTAACGATGCGGAACTCAAGCATCAGGATGCCCTTTGGCTGGTAGAGGGTGACCCGATGGAAGGGGCATTACTGGCTTTTGCTGCCAAGACTGGGCTGGATGTCACGCAAATACGGCGTGAATGGACGCGCACCGATATGATTCCCTTCGATTCCCGGCACAAGTTCATGGCAACCTTGCACCATGACCATGCGCAACACGCCTGCATTCTGGTGAAAGGCGCACCGGAAAGCGTGATCGGTATGTGTCAATACCAAGTCGTTGGGGGCAAGTTACAAGCGCTGGAGGCGGCTGTGTGGCAACAGCAGGCGGAAACGATTGCGGCACAGGGGCAGCGGGTGCTGGCACTGGCAAGCCGTCGTGTGCCACCACACCATACAGTGCTGGAATACGCCGATGTACAAGGCACGCTCACCTTGCTGGGGCTGGTGGGTTTGATTGACCCGCCGCGTGCGGAAGCAGTCAGTGCTGTGGCTGAATGTCACCGGGCGGGTATTCAGGTGAAAATGATTACCGGCGACCACGCAGCCACCGCTGCGGCCATCGGTAAACAGATTGGTTTGCAGCATACCGACAAGGTACTGACAGGTGTAGAGCTTGATTTACTGGATGATGCCGATTTAGCCGCCGTCGTGTTGAATACCGACATTTTTGCCCGCACCTCGCCTGAACATAAATTACGCTTGGTCATGGCTTTGCAAGCACACGGCATGACGGTTGCCATGACTGGTGATGGGGTAAACGATGCGCCCGCACTGAAACGTGCCGATGCCGGGATCGCGATGGGGCAAAAAGGCAGTGAGGCTGCCAAGGAAGCGGCTGAATTGGTGTTGGCAGATGATAATTTTGCCTCAATTGTGGCAGCCGTGCGTGAAGGCCGCACAGTGTATGACAATATCAAAAAGGTCATCAGTTGGACGTTGCCAACCAGTACAGGTGAAGCCGCTGTTATTGTGTTGGCATTATTGTTGGGGATGTTATTGCCGATTACGCCGCTGCAAATTCTCTGGGTCAATATGATTACGGCGGCTACCCTAGGGTTGGCATTGGCGTTTGAACCGACCGAGGCGCATACCATGCAGTACCCGCCCCGCCCGCGTGCTCAGCCATTACTGAGTGGTGGGTTGTTATGGCATATCGTGTTGGTGACGACGCTGTTTTTGTGTGGCGTGTTTGGTATTTATGCTTATGCGCTTGATCAAGGTTATTCGCTGGCGTTGGCGCGTACTTTGGTGATGAATACCTTGGTGGTCATGGAAATCTTTCACCTGTTTTTTATTCGCAATATGTACGGCACGTCTCTGACATGGCAGTCGGTAAGGGGTACGAAAATGGTGTGGCTGGCAGTGATCGTGGTGACGGTGGCGCAATTTGCCATTACCTATTTGCCGCCCTTACAAGCCGTATTTGCTACCGAAGCGATAGCATTAGGTGATGGTTTATTGATTGTTGGCATCGGCGTGGCGTTGTTTGTTTTGGTGGAGTTGGAGAAGCAGATGCGTCTGCGTCTGAGTCGATAA
- a CDS encoding element excision factor XisH family protein, which translates to MPRLDIYHETVKHALVKDGWTITHDPYKLTIGKKRLFADLGAEMLLSAEKGTRRIVVEIKSFTGVSDVNDLEQAIGQYVLYKQIMLQTEPDRELFLAVTTKVANTIFSVEIGQILLDGNIVKVLVFDPENEVITQWLPN; encoded by the coding sequence ATGCCCCGCTTGGATATTTACCACGAAACGGTCAAACATGCCTTGGTCAAGGATGGCTGGACGATCACGCATGACCCATACAAACTGACCATTGGCAAAAAACGCCTGTTTGCTGATCTTGGCGCGGAAATGCTCCTCAGTGCAGAAAAAGGTACGCGCCGGATTGTGGTTGAAATCAAGAGCTTTACGGGTGTATCCGATGTTAACGATTTGGAACAGGCTATTGGTCAATACGTCCTGTACAAACAAATCATGCTGCAAACCGAGCCTGATCGGGAATTGTTTCTGGCTGTTACCACAAAAGTAGCGAATACCATTTTCTCTGTTGAAATCGGTCAGATATTACTAGATGGCAATATTGTTAAGGTTCTGGTGTTTGATCCTGAAAACGAGGTCATTACGCAATGGCTACCGAATTGA